The Meriones unguiculatus strain TT.TT164.6M chromosome 1, Bangor_MerUng_6.1, whole genome shotgun sequence genome has a segment encoding these proteins:
- the Adamts8 gene encoding A disintegrin and metalloproteinase with thrombospondin motifs 8, with translation MLRDPTAARWPPLLLPLPLLLLLLLQLPPPPLVCGAPAGPGTRAQASELVVPTRLPGSASELAFHLSAFGQGFVLRLVPDASFLAPEFKIERLGGSSAAAGGEPGLRGCFFSGTVNGERESLAAVSLCRGLSGSFLLAGEEFTIQPQGAGDSLDQPHRLQRWGPGQRREDPGLAAAEVFPLPRRLEWEVDMGEGQGQERSYNEEDREQDEGGSRKDAENSRELPPPFGSKTRSRRFVSEARFVETLLVADASMAAFYGTDLQNHILTVMSMAARLYKHPSIRNSINLMVVKVLIVEEEGWGPEVSDNGGLTLRNFCGWQRRFNKPSDRHPEHYDTAILFTRQNFCGKGGQCDTLGTADVGTICDPNKSCSVIKDEGLQAAYTLAHELGHVLSMPHDDSKPCARLFGPMGKYHMMAPFFIHVNKTLPWSPCSAVYLTELLDDGHGDCLLDAPTSVLPLPTGLPGHSTLYELDQQCKQIFGPDFRHCPNTSVEDICMQLWCRHQDSDEPICHTKNGSLLWADGTPCGPEHLCLDGSCVLKDEVENPKAVVDGDWGPWGPWGECSRTCGGGIQFSNRECDNPVPQNGGRFCLGERVKYQSCNTEECPPNGKSFREQQCEKYNAYNHTDLDGNFLQWVPKYSGVSPRDRCKLFCRARGRSEFKVFEAKVIDGTLCGPDTLSICVRGQCVKAGCDHVVNSPKKLDKCGVCGGKGTACRKVSGSFTPFSYGYNDIVTIPAGATNIDVKQRSHPGVRNDGSYLALKTASGQYLLNGNLAISAIEQDILMKGTILKYSGSMATLERLQSFQALPEPLTVQLLTVSGEDFPPKVRYTFFVPNDMDFSTQNSKERATTNIIQSLPYAEWVLGDWSECPSTCGGSWQRRTVECRDPSGQASDTCDEALKPEDAKPCGSQPCPL, from the exons ATGCTCCGAGACCCCACCGCCGCTCGGTGGCCGCCCCTCCTCCTGCcgctgcccctgctgctgctgctgctgctgcagctgccgcCGCCGCCACTCGTCTGTGGCGCCCCGGCGGGGCCGGGAACCCGGGCGCAGGCCTCGGAGCTGGTGGTGCCCACGCGGTTGCCGGGCAGCGCGAGCGAGCTCGCCTTCCACCTGTCCGCCTTCGGCCAGGGCTTCGTGCTGCGCCTGGTGCCCGACGCCAGCTTCCTGGCGCCCGAGTTCAAGATCGAGCGCCTGGGGGGCTCGAGCGCGGCGGCCGGGGGCGAGCCGGGGCTGCGCGGCTGCTTCTTCTCGGGCACGGTGAATGGGGAGAGGGAGTCGCTGGCGGCCGTGAGCCTGTGTCGCGGGCTGAGCGGTTCGTTCTTGCTGGCAGGCGAGGAGTTCACCATTCAGCCTCAGGGCGCCGGGGACTCCCTGGACCAGCCCCACCGCCTGCAGCGCTGGGGACCCGGGCAGCGCCGCGAAGACCCCGGGCTCGCAGCCGCGGAGGTCTTCCCCCTCCCACGGAGACTGGAGTGGGAAGTGGACAtgggtgaggggcagggacaggagaGGAGTTACAACGAGGAGGACAGGGAGCAGGACGAAGGGGGGTCGCGCAAAGACGCAGAAAACTCCCGCGAACTGCCCCCACCCTTCGGATCCAAAACTAGGAGCAGGAGGTTTGTGTCCGAGGCTCGCTTCGTGGAAACCCTGCTGGTGGCTGACGCGTCCATGGCCGCCTTCTATGGGACGGACCTGCAG AACCACATCCTCACAGTGATGTCAATGGCAGCCCGACTCTACAAGCACCCAAGCATCAGGAACTCCATCAACCTCATGGTGGTGAAAGTGCTGATAGTggaagaggaaggatggggccCGGAGGTGTCGGATAATGGAGGTCTCACACTGCGCAACTTCTGCGGCTGGCAGCGGCGCTTCAACAAGCCCAGCGACCGCCACCCGGAGCACTACGACACCGCCATTTTGTTCACCAGACAG AACTTCTGCGGGAAGGGAGGGCAGTGCGACACCCTGGGAACGGCAGACGTTGGCACCATCTGCGACCCCAACAAGAGCTGTTCAGTCATCAAGGATGAGGGACTGCAGGCAGCCTACACCCTGGCCCATGAGCTAG GGCACGTTCTCAGCATGCCCCATGATGATTCTAAGCCCTGTGCGAGGCTGTTTGGACCCATGGGCAAGTACCACATGATGGCGCCATTCTTCATCCACGTGAACAAGACGCTGCCCTGGTCTCCCTGCAGTGCTGTATACCTCACAGAGCTCCTGGATGATGGTCACG gagattgtCTCCTGGATGCCCCCACCTCGGTCCTTCCCCTCCCCACAGGGCTCCCAGGCCACAGCACCCTCTATGAGCTGGACCAGCAGTGCAAGCAGATCTTTGGGCCTGACTTCCGCCACTGCCCCAACACCTCTGTGGAAGACATCTGCATGCAGCTCTGGTGCCGTCATCAAGATAGTGATGAGCCCATTTGCCACACAAAGAATGGTAGTCTCCTCTGGGCTGATGGTACACCCTGTGGCCCTGAGCACCTATGCCTGGATGGCAGCTGTGTGCTTAAGGACGAAGTGGAGAATCCCAAG GCTGTGGTAGATGGAGACTGGGGTCCATGGGGACCCTGGGGAGAATGTTCTCGCACCTGTGGAGGAGGAATACAGTTTTCGAACCGTGAGTGTGATAATCCAGTGCCTCAGAATGGAGGAAGATTTTGCCTGGGTGAGAGAGTCAAGTACCAATCATGCAACACAGAGGAGTGTCCACCAAATG GAAAAAGCTTCAGGGAGCAGCAGTGTGAGAAATATAATGCCTATAACCACACTGACCTGGATGGGAATTTCCTGCAGTGGGTCCCCAAATATTCAGGAGTATCTCCCCGAGACCGATGCAAGCTGTTCTGCAGAGCCCGGGGGAGGAGTGAGTTCAAAGTGTTTGAAGCCAAG GTGATCGACGGCACTCTGTGTGGGCCGGATACTCTGTCCATCTGCGTCCGGGGACAATGCGTTAAGGCTGGCTGTGACCACGTGGTGAACTCACCTAAGAAGCTCGACAAATGTGGGGTGTGTGGAGGCAAAGGCACTGCCTGTAGGAAGGTCTCCGGCTCTTTCACCCCCTTCAG TTATGGCTACAATGACATTGTCACCATCCCAGCTGGTGCCACAAACATTGATGTTAAACAACGGAGCCACCCAGGGGTCCGGAATGATGGCAGTTACTTGGCACTGAAGACAGCCAGTGGGCAGTACCTGCTCAATGGCAACCTGGCCATCTCTGCCATAGAGCAAGACATCTTGATGAAGGGGACCATCCTAAAGTACAGTGGTTCCATGGCTACCCTGGAACGGCTGCAGAGCTTCCAGGCCCTACCTGAGCCTCTGACAGTACAGCTCCTGACTGTGTCTGGTGAGGACTTTCCCCCAAAAGTCAGATACACCTTCTTTGTTCCCAATGACATGGACTTCAGCACACAGAATAGCAAAGAAAGAGCAACTACCAACATTATCCAGTCGTTGCCCTATGCAGAGTGGGTGCTGGGGGACTGGTCTGAATGCCCTAGCACCTGTGGAGGTAGCTGGCAGCGGCGGACTGTGGAATGCAGGGACCCCTCAGGTCAGGCCTCTGACACCTGTGATGAGGCTCTGAAACCCGAGGATGCCAAGCCCTGTGGAAGCCAGCCATGTCCCCTGTGA